Proteins from a single region of Streptomyces sp. TN58:
- a CDS encoding glycerophosphodiester phosphodiesterase, producing the protein MTQGGAARRTVLGAAVMAAGAGITSVSAGPAAASGGDQGRGEGGDEGRGEGGRGGAGGFRNLPYPAVIGHRGAAGYRPEHTLGSYQLALDLGADIVEQDLVPTRDGHLVCRHENEIGGTTDVADHREFASRRTTKSVDGVPVTGWFTEDFTLAELKTLRAKERIPAVRQRNTLYDGQWAVPTFEEVLRWADREGRRRGERVRLHVETKHPSYFRALGLGLEEPLARLLRRYRRDGRDGAVFLQSFEPSSIRRLSRLVSAPRVVLLSAADTRPWDFEQAGDPRTVADLVKPDGLTWIAGFAQGIGPTMDLILPRDAAGRLGAPTTLVKDAHARGLLLHPYTARNENSFLPAEYRRGTDPAAYGDALGAFRTYFEQGIDGIFTDNPDTGMLAAEAFRPGRRPVNG; encoded by the coding sequence ATGACGCAGGGCGGGGCAGCGCGGCGCACGGTACTGGGGGCGGCCGTGATGGCGGCCGGGGCCGGGATCACCTCCGTCTCGGCGGGACCGGCCGCCGCCTCCGGCGGCGACCAAGGCCGGGGCGAAGGCGGCGACGAAGGCCGGGGCGAAGGCGGGCGCGGCGGCGCGGGCGGCTTCCGGAACCTCCCGTACCCCGCGGTCATCGGCCACCGCGGTGCCGCCGGCTACCGGCCGGAGCACACGCTCGGCTCCTACCAGCTGGCCCTGGACCTGGGGGCGGACATCGTCGAGCAGGACCTGGTCCCCACCCGGGACGGACACCTGGTGTGCCGCCACGAGAACGAGATCGGCGGGACCACCGATGTCGCCGACCACCGCGAGTTCGCCTCCCGGCGCACCACCAAGTCCGTCGACGGAGTCCCGGTCACCGGCTGGTTCACCGAGGACTTCACCCTCGCCGAACTGAAGACGCTGCGTGCGAAGGAACGTATCCCCGCCGTCCGCCAGCGCAACACGCTCTACGACGGCCAGTGGGCGGTCCCCACCTTCGAAGAAGTGCTCCGCTGGGCCGACCGCGAGGGCAGGCGGCGCGGCGAGAGGGTCCGGCTGCACGTCGAGACCAAGCACCCCAGCTACTTCCGCGCCCTGGGCCTCGGCCTGGAGGAGCCCCTCGCCCGGCTGCTGCGCCGGTACCGCCGCGACGGCCGCGACGGCGCCGTCTTCCTCCAGTCCTTCGAACCCTCCAGCATCCGGCGGCTCTCCCGGCTGGTCTCCGCGCCCCGCGTGGTCCTGCTCTCCGCGGCCGACACCCGCCCCTGGGACTTCGAACAGGCCGGGGACCCGCGGACGGTCGCCGACCTGGTCAAGCCCGACGGCCTCACGTGGATCGCGGGCTTCGCGCAGGGCATCGGCCCCACCATGGACCTCATCCTCCCGCGTGACGCGGCCGGCCGGCTCGGCGCTCCGACCACCCTGGTGAAGGACGCCCACGCCCGCGGACTGCTGCTGCACCCCTACACCGCCCGCAACGAGAACAGCTTCCTGCCCGCCGAGTACCGCAGGGGTACGGATCCGGCCGCGTACGGGGACGCCCTCGGCGCCTTCCGCACCTACTTCGAACAGGGCATCGACGGGATCTTCACCGACAATCCGGACACCGGGATGCTCGCCGCCGAAGCCTTCCGCCCCGGCCGACGCCCCGTCAACGGCTGA
- a CDS encoding lysophospholipid acyltransferase family protein: MRTMFRTRVEGIENIPGSGPVILAGNHLTFIDSMILPLVCDRTVHFIGKDEYVTGKGLKGRLMAWFFTGSGMIPVDRDGANGGVAALMTGRRILEEGKIFGIYPEGTRSPDGRLYRGRTGIARLTLMTGAPVVPFAMIGTDKLQPGGAGMPRPGRVTVRFGEPMEFSRYEGMDRDRYVLRAVTDSVMAEVMRLSGQEYVDMYATKAKAA; this comes from the coding sequence ATGCGCACGATGTTCCGCACCCGTGTGGAGGGCATCGAGAACATCCCCGGTTCCGGACCGGTGATCCTGGCGGGCAACCACCTCACCTTCATCGACTCCATGATCCTTCCCCTGGTGTGCGACCGCACGGTCCACTTCATCGGCAAGGACGAGTACGTGACCGGCAAGGGGCTCAAGGGCCGGCTCATGGCCTGGTTCTTCACCGGCTCCGGCATGATCCCCGTCGACCGTGACGGTGCCAACGGCGGCGTCGCGGCCCTGATGACCGGCCGCCGGATCCTCGAAGAGGGCAAGATCTTCGGCATCTACCCCGAGGGCACCCGCTCCCCCGACGGCCGGCTGTACCGCGGCCGCACCGGCATCGCCCGCCTCACCCTGATGACCGGCGCGCCGGTGGTGCCGTTCGCGATGATCGGCACCGACAAGCTCCAGCCCGGCGGCGCCGGCATGCCGCGACCGGGCCGGGTCACCGTCCGCTTCGGCGAGCCGATGGAGTTCTCCCGCTACGAGGGCATGGACCGCGACCGGTACGTGCTGCGCGCCGTCACCGACTCGGTGATGGCCGAGGTCATGCGGCTCTCCGGCCAGGAGTACGTCGACATGTACGCGACGAAGGCGAAGGCCGCCTGA